Part of the Ruegeria sp. AD91A genome, ACTTTACCTTTCCGTGCCATCACTTCCTGCATGTTCGAGACGGTCTTGTCGAAAACCGTATCACGTGGAGCCATGACAACCACGGGCATATGCTTGTCGATCAGGGCGATAGGGCCGTGTTTCAACTCTCCCGACGCGTATCCTTCGGCGTGGATATAGCTGATTTCCTTGAGCTTCAGCGCGCCTTCCATTGCCAGCGGATACATCAGGCCACGGCCCAGAAACAGGACGTCGCGCGCCTCGGACAGGCGTTGGGCGGCCTTGCGGATTGCCCGGTTCTGATCGAGTGCCGCGTTCAGTACAGTCGGCAACCCACGCAGCGCAGCGGCATGATCGGCGATTTGCTCATCCGTCAGCGTGCCCCGGTCTGCGGCGGCCTTGAGCGCCAGCATCAGCAGCACGCTCAACTGGCAGGTGAAGGCCTTGGTCGAGGCGACGCCGATCTCGACACCGGCATGGATCGGCAAGGCGATATCGCTTTCCCGTGCGATCGAGCTTTCGGGGACGTTGACGACCGAAACGATCTTGTCGGCCTTGCCCTCGCAATAGCGCAGAGCCGCCAGGGTATCGGCGGTTTCGCCCGACTGGCTGACGAACAGGGCCAGCGTCCGGTCCGTGATCGGAGGTTCGCGATAGCGGAACTCGCTGGCAATATCGACCTCTACGGGCATTTTGGCCAGTTGTTCGAACCAGTACTTCGCGGTCAGGCAGGCGTAAAACGCGGTGCCACAGGCCACCATGGTCAGGCGATCCAGCTTGCTGAAATCCAGATCCGTGTCCGGCAGCACCACGCGGTCGCCGCTCGTGGGCAGGTAGGACCGGATTGCTTCCGCCACAACGATGGGCTGTTCAGCGATTTCCTTGGCCATGAAGTGCTTGTGTTCGCCCTTGTCCGCGCGCGCATGATCCAGCTTGATCTTGTGCTTTTCCCGGTTTGCCAGCTCACCGGCCTCGTTGCGGATTTCAAGTGACGTCCTGGTCAGAACCGCGCGGTCGCCTTCTTCCAGATATGTGATCTGATTGGTCAGCGGGGCCAGAGCAATGGCATCAGACCCCACATACATCTCACCATCCCCATGGCCGATGGCCAGTGGTGATCCCTTGCGGGCCGCCACGATCAGGTCGTCCTCACCGTCGAACAGAAAGGCCAGTGCAAATGCGCCTTCCAACTGGTCGATTGTCTTGAATGCGGCCTCAACCGGGGGCAGGCCCAAGTTCAGGTGGTGTTCAGTCATAAGAGCAACCGTTTCCGTGTCGGTTTCGGTTTGGAAATCAATACCATGTTCGGCTAGTTCGGCCCTCAGGTCGCGATAGTTTTCGACGATGCCGTTATGAACGACGGCCACCGGGCCCGCCTTGTGCGGATGTGCATTGTTGACTGACGGGGCACCATGTGTGGCCCAGCGGGTATGGCCAATGCCGGATTTTCCGGGAAGAGGATCATGCACCAGTAGGTCGCTGAGGTTGACCAGCTTGCCAACCGCGCGCCGCCGGCCCAATGCGCCGTCGTTGACGGTTGCAATCCCGGCGCTGTCATAGCCGCGATATTCCAGCCGTTTCAGGGCTTCTACTAGAATGGGGGCGGCCTCGTGCTGCCCCAAAACACCTACTATTCCACACATTTCTCAGGCCTTTTTATCGTGGCGAGCCTTTTTCGCCTTCAACATATCAAACAATTTACGCGCATATCCGGGCTTGTTTTCCTGCTTGGCGCGGGCCACGGCCAATGCCTCCGGGTCCACATCCTTGGTCACGACAGTGCCCGTTGCGGTCATCGCCCCATCTCCTACAGTAACCGGGGCAACCAGCATGGTGTTCGAGCCGATAAAGACGTTCTCACCAATCGTGGTTTTATGCTTCATCACGCCGTCATAGTTACAGGTGATCGTCCCCGCGCCGATGTTGGTCGCAGCGCCAACGGACGCGTCACCGATATAGCTGAGGTGATTGACCTTTGCGCCTTCGGCGATTTCGGCATTCTTGAT contains:
- the glmS gene encoding glutamine--fructose-6-phosphate transaminase (isomerizing); translated protein: MCGIVGVLGQHEAAPILVEALKRLEYRGYDSAGIATVNDGALGRRRAVGKLVNLSDLLVHDPLPGKSGIGHTRWATHGAPSVNNAHPHKAGPVAVVHNGIVENYRDLRAELAEHGIDFQTETDTETVALMTEHHLNLGLPPVEAAFKTIDQLEGAFALAFLFDGEDDLIVAARKGSPLAIGHGDGEMYVGSDAIALAPLTNQITYLEEGDRAVLTRTSLEIRNEAGELANREKHKIKLDHARADKGEHKHFMAKEIAEQPIVVAEAIRSYLPTSGDRVVLPDTDLDFSKLDRLTMVACGTAFYACLTAKYWFEQLAKMPVEVDIASEFRYREPPITDRTLALFVSQSGETADTLAALRYCEGKADKIVSVVNVPESSIARESDIALPIHAGVEIGVASTKAFTCQLSVLLMLALKAAADRGTLTDEQIADHAAALRGLPTVLNAALDQNRAIRKAAQRLSEARDVLFLGRGLMYPLAMEGALKLKEISYIHAEGYASGELKHGPIALIDKHMPVVVMAPRDTVFDKTVSNMQEVMARKGKVILVSDDDGIDEAGDGVWSTIRMPHVHTSLAPILYSVPAQLLAYHTAVAKGTDVDQPRNLAKSVTVE